In one Cronobacter dublinensis subsp. dublinensis LMG 23823 genomic region, the following are encoded:
- the truA gene encoding tRNA pseudouridine(38-40) synthase TruA: protein MSDGLEKPVVKIALGIEYDGSKYYGWQRQQEVRSVQEKLEQALSQVANEPINVFCAGRTDAGVHATGQVVHFETTAVRKDAAWTLGVNANLPGDIAVRWVKDVPAEFHARFSATARRYRYVIYNHRLRPAVLSQGVTHYHLPLDAQRMHRAAQCLIGENDFTSFRAVQCQSRTPWRNLMHINVERFGAYIVVDIKANAFVHHMVRNIVGSLMEVGCGNQPESWMAELLAAKDRTLAAATAKAEGLYLVSVDYPAQFDLPTPPMGPLFLAD from the coding sequence ATGTCCGACGGTCTGGAAAAGCCGGTCGTGAAAATCGCGCTCGGCATTGAGTATGACGGCAGCAAATATTACGGCTGGCAGCGCCAGCAGGAAGTGCGCAGTGTTCAGGAGAAGCTTGAACAGGCGCTCTCGCAGGTCGCTAACGAGCCGATTAACGTCTTCTGTGCCGGGCGTACCGACGCGGGCGTACACGCCACCGGCCAGGTGGTGCATTTCGAAACCACTGCCGTTCGCAAGGACGCGGCCTGGACGCTTGGCGTAAATGCGAATTTACCTGGTGACATCGCCGTGCGCTGGGTCAAAGATGTGCCCGCGGAGTTTCATGCCCGGTTCAGCGCCACGGCCCGCCGTTACCGCTACGTTATCTATAATCATCGTTTGCGGCCGGCGGTGCTCTCGCAGGGGGTGACGCATTACCACCTGCCGCTGGACGCACAGCGTATGCACCGGGCGGCGCAGTGCCTGATCGGCGAAAACGATTTTACGTCGTTTCGCGCGGTGCAGTGCCAGTCCCGCACCCCGTGGCGCAACCTGATGCACATCAACGTTGAGCGCTTCGGGGCTTACATTGTGGTGGATATCAAGGCAAACGCGTTTGTTCACCATATGGTGCGCAATATCGTTGGCAGCCTGATGGAAGTGGGCTGCGGTAACCAGCCGGAGAGCTGGATGGCAGAACTGCTGGCGGCAAAGGACAGAACGCTTGCGGCAGCGACGGCGAAAGCGGAAGGGCTTTATCTGGTGTCGGTGGATTATCCGGCGCAGTTTGACCTCCCAACGCCGCCGATGGGCCCACTTTTTTTAGCTGACTGA
- the fabB gene encoding beta-ketoacyl-ACP synthase I — translation MKRAVITGLGIVSSIGNNQQEVLASLREGRSGITFSQEFLDAGMRSHVWGNVKLDTTGLIDRKVVRFMNDASIYAYLSMQEAIKDAGLSDEVYQNNPRVGIVAGSGGSSKAQVFGADAMRSPRGLKAVGPYVVTKAMASAVSACLATPFKIHGVNYSISSACATSAHCIGNAVEQIQLGKQDIVFAGGGEELGWEMACEFDAMGALSTKYNETPDKASRTYDASRDGFVIAGGGGMVVVEELEHALARGAHIYAEIVGYGATSDGADMVAPSGEGAVRCMKMAMHGLDTPIDYLNSHGTSTPVGDVKELGAIREVFGDNTPAISATKAMTGHSLGAAGVQEAIYSLLMLEHGFIAPSINIEELDEQANGMNIITAPVERELTTVMSNSFGFGGTNATLVMRKYQA, via the coding sequence ATGAAACGTGCAGTAATTACTGGCCTGGGCATCGTTTCCAGCATCGGTAATAACCAGCAGGAAGTCCTGGCATCCCTGCGTGAAGGACGCTCGGGGATCACTTTCTCTCAAGAATTTCTCGACGCGGGTATGCGTAGCCACGTCTGGGGCAACGTGAAGCTGGACACCACCGGTCTTATCGACCGTAAAGTGGTGCGTTTCATGAACGATGCCTCTATTTATGCTTACCTCTCCATGCAGGAAGCGATTAAAGATGCCGGACTGAGCGACGAGGTGTATCAGAACAACCCGCGCGTCGGTATCGTTGCCGGCTCCGGCGGCTCGTCCAAAGCACAGGTTTTTGGCGCTGACGCGATGCGCAGCCCGCGCGGCCTGAAAGCGGTCGGCCCGTACGTCGTCACTAAAGCGATGGCGTCTGCGGTATCTGCCTGCCTCGCCACCCCGTTTAAAATCCACGGCGTTAACTACTCCATCAGCTCCGCCTGCGCCACCTCCGCGCACTGCATCGGCAATGCGGTCGAGCAGATCCAGCTTGGCAAACAGGACATCGTGTTTGCGGGCGGCGGCGAAGAGCTCGGCTGGGAAATGGCGTGTGAGTTCGACGCGATGGGCGCGCTCTCCACCAAATACAACGAGACCCCTGATAAAGCCTCCCGTACCTACGACGCGAGCCGCGACGGCTTCGTTATCGCAGGCGGCGGCGGTATGGTCGTGGTCGAAGAGCTCGAGCACGCGCTGGCGCGCGGCGCGCACATCTACGCGGAAATCGTCGGTTACGGCGCTACCTCCGATGGCGCTGACATGGTGGCACCGTCTGGCGAAGGCGCAGTGCGCTGCATGAAGATGGCGATGCACGGTCTCGACACCCCGATCGACTACCTGAACTCCCACGGCACCTCTACTCCGGTGGGCGATGTGAAAGAGCTCGGCGCTATCCGTGAAGTGTTCGGCGACAACACGCCGGCTATCTCCGCGACCAAAGCGATGACCGGCCACTCGTTGGGTGCGGCGGGCGTACAGGAAGCTATCTACTCGCTGCTGATGCTGGAACACGGCTTTATCGCGCCGAGCATCAACATTGAAGAACTGGACGAGCAGGCGAACGGTATGAACATCATCACCGCGCCGGTTGAGCGTGAGCTGACCACCGTGATGTCCAACAGCTTCGGTTTCGGCGGCACCAACGCCACGCTGGTCATGCGTAAATACCAGGCATAA
- a CDS encoding aspartate-semialdehyde dehydrogenase — MSEGWNIAILGATGAVGEALLEQLAERQFPVGELYALARNESAGETLRFAGKSVQVQDAEAFDWTQAQLAFFVAGPEASARYVDDATNAGCLVIDSSGLFALEPDVPLVVPDVNPYVLADYRNRNVVAVADSLTSQLLTALRPLMEAGGLSRIQVTNLLSVSAQGKAAVDALAGQSARLLNGMPVDEDDHFGRQLAFNMLPLLPDREGSVRQDRRLVDEARKILQDEGLMISVTSVQAPVFYGHAQMVNFEALRPLAAEEARDALERDPDIALSEASDYPTQVGDASGSVHLSVGCVRNDYGMPEQVQFWSVADNVRFGGALMAVKTAEKLLQEYLY, encoded by the coding sequence ATGTCTGAAGGCTGGAATATCGCCATACTGGGCGCGACGGGCGCCGTGGGAGAAGCCCTGCTTGAGCAACTCGCCGAGCGTCAGTTCCCGGTGGGTGAACTTTATGCGCTGGCGCGCAACGAAAGCGCGGGCGAAACGCTGCGCTTCGCGGGCAAAAGCGTGCAGGTGCAGGACGCCGAGGCGTTTGACTGGACGCAGGCGCAGCTCGCCTTTTTCGTCGCAGGCCCGGAAGCCAGCGCCCGCTATGTAGATGACGCGACCAACGCCGGTTGTCTGGTTATCGACTCCAGCGGCCTGTTCGCGCTGGAGCCGGACGTGCCGCTGGTGGTGCCGGATGTGAATCCGTATGTGCTGGCCGATTATCGCAACCGGAATGTCGTGGCGGTGGCCGACAGCCTCACCAGCCAGCTTCTGACGGCGCTGCGTCCGCTGATGGAAGCAGGCGGCCTGTCGCGCATTCAGGTGACGAATTTACTGTCCGTGTCCGCCCAGGGCAAAGCGGCGGTCGACGCGCTGGCCGGGCAGAGCGCGCGGTTGCTGAACGGCATGCCGGTTGATGAAGACGACCATTTTGGCCGCCAGCTGGCGTTCAACATGCTGCCGCTGCTGCCGGACCGTGAAGGCAGCGTGCGTCAGGATCGCCGACTGGTGGATGAAGCGCGCAAGATTCTTCAGGACGAAGGCCTGATGATTTCGGTCACCAGCGTGCAGGCGCCGGTCTTTTACGGTCACGCGCAGATGGTGAATTTCGAAGCGCTGCGCCCGCTCGCGGCGGAAGAGGCGCGCGACGCGCTGGAACGCGATCCGGATATCGCGCTGTCCGAGGCCAGCGACTATCCGACCCAGGTGGGCGACGCCTCCGGCAGCGTGCATCTCTCCGTCGGCTGCGTGCGTAACGACTACGGCATGCCGGAGCAAGTCCAGTTCTGGTCGGTTGCCGACAACGTGCGCTTCGGCGGCGCGCTGATGGCGGTGAAAACCGCTGAGAAGCTGCTGCAGGAGTATCTGTACTGA
- the mnmC gene encoding bifunctional tRNA (5-methylaminomethyl-2-thiouridine)(34)-methyltransferase MnmD/FAD-dependent 5-carboxymethylaminomethyl-2-thiouridine(34) oxidoreductase MnmC, with protein MKPIAIQPASLTFNNEGTPVSRDFDDVYFSNDDGLEETRYVFLNGNQLPERFMTHPRDNFVVAESGFGTGLNFLTLWQAFAAFRAANPDATLQRLHFISFEKFPLTLADLQSAHAHWPELAPWAEPLQAQWPMALPGCQRLLLDGGRVTLDLWLGDINALVETLDDTHNRQVDAWFLDGFAPSKNPDMWTPGLFAAMARLARPDGTLATFTSAGFVRRGLIEAGFQVVKRKGFGRKREMLVGTLNPDAAPPARAPWYARRPAIGDKDAAIVGGGIASALLALALQTRGWQVTLYCEDDAPAQGASGNRQGALYPLLSHHDAALSAFFPAAFTFARRLYDALPVSFDKDWCGVTQLGWDEKSQTKIARMLELDLPETLARAVDSDTVQARCGVETGCGGVEYPQGGWLCPAQLTAGVLALAQARGLQVHYGHRVSALHPENGGWRLDFAHGAQARHTTLALANGHQLGQFVQTEKLPVYPVGGQVSHIPSTPGLGALRQVLCYDGYLTPQNPANGMHCIGASYHRGASEMRYQEDDQQHNRQRLIDCLPQAQWTHEVDVSAGDARCGVRCATRDHLPMVGNAPDYAATLSVYADLSRQADAAHAVPPAPALDNLFVLGALGSRGLCSAPLAAEILASQMSGEPLPLDSATLAALNPNRLWVRKLLKGRAAR; from the coding sequence GTGAAACCTATCGCCATACAGCCCGCCAGCCTGACGTTTAATAATGAGGGTACACCTGTTTCCCGAGATTTTGATGACGTTTATTTTTCCAATGATGACGGTCTGGAAGAGACCCGCTATGTTTTTCTGAACGGTAATCAGCTCCCCGAACGTTTTATGACACACCCGCGTGACAACTTTGTTGTCGCCGAAAGCGGCTTCGGCACCGGGCTGAATTTTCTGACGCTCTGGCAGGCGTTTGCGGCGTTTCGCGCGGCGAACCCGGACGCTACGCTACAGCGTCTGCACTTCATCAGCTTTGAAAAATTTCCGCTGACGCTCGCGGACTTACAAAGCGCGCACGCCCACTGGCCGGAACTCGCGCCGTGGGCGGAACCACTCCAGGCACAGTGGCCGATGGCGCTGCCGGGCTGTCAGCGACTGCTGCTGGACGGCGGCCGCGTCACGCTTGACCTCTGGCTTGGCGATATTAACGCACTGGTTGAGACGCTGGATGATACGCATAACCGTCAGGTGGACGCCTGGTTCCTTGATGGCTTCGCGCCATCGAAAAACCCGGATATGTGGACGCCCGGCCTGTTCGCCGCGATGGCGCGCCTCGCCCGTCCCGACGGCACCCTTGCCACCTTTACCTCAGCGGGTTTTGTGCGCCGTGGTCTGATTGAGGCCGGTTTTCAGGTGGTGAAACGCAAAGGGTTCGGGCGCAAGCGGGAGATGCTGGTCGGCACGCTTAACCCTGACGCCGCGCCGCCAGCCCGCGCGCCCTGGTACGCGCGTCGCCCGGCGATCGGCGACAAAGACGCGGCGATCGTTGGCGGCGGCATCGCGAGCGCCCTGCTGGCCCTTGCGCTGCAGACGCGCGGCTGGCAGGTTACGCTATATTGCGAGGATGACGCGCCCGCCCAGGGCGCATCCGGCAACCGCCAGGGCGCGCTCTATCCTCTGTTAAGCCACCATGACGCCGCGCTGTCCGCGTTTTTCCCGGCGGCCTTTACCTTCGCGCGCAGGCTGTATGACGCGCTGCCGGTCAGTTTCGATAAAGACTGGTGCGGCGTGACGCAGCTGGGCTGGGACGAAAAGAGCCAGACGAAAATCGCCCGGATGCTCGAACTCGACCTGCCGGAAACCCTGGCGCGAGCGGTCGATAGCGACACGGTACAGGCGCGCTGCGGCGTGGAGACCGGCTGTGGCGGCGTTGAATACCCGCAGGGCGGCTGGCTCTGCCCGGCGCAACTCACCGCAGGCGTGCTCGCGCTCGCGCAGGCGCGCGGCCTGCAGGTGCACTACGGGCATCGGGTCAGCGCGCTGCACCCCGAAAACGGCGGCTGGCGGCTCGATTTCGCCCACGGTGCGCAGGCGCGCCACACCACGCTCGCGCTGGCAAACGGTCATCAGCTGGGCCAGTTTGTGCAAACGGAAAAACTGCCGGTCTACCCCGTCGGCGGCCAGGTGAGCCATATTCCTTCCACGCCAGGCCTCGGCGCACTGCGCCAGGTGCTGTGCTACGACGGCTACCTGACGCCGCAGAACCCGGCCAACGGTATGCACTGCATCGGCGCGAGCTATCATCGCGGCGCCAGCGAGATGCGCTATCAGGAAGACGATCAGCAGCACAACCGCCAGCGGCTGATCGACTGTCTGCCGCAGGCGCAGTGGACGCATGAAGTGGACGTGAGCGCCGGCGACGCGCGATGCGGGGTGCGCTGCGCCACGCGCGATCACCTGCCGATGGTCGGCAACGCGCCCGACTACGCCGCCACGCTCAGCGTGTACGCTGACCTCTCCCGCCAGGCGGACGCCGCGCACGCCGTCCCGCCAGCCCCGGCGCTGGACAACCTGTTTGTGCTCGGCGCGCTCGGCTCGCGCGGGCTGTGCAGCGCGCCGCTGGCGGCGGAGATTTTAGCCTCGCAGATGAGCGGCGAGCCGCTGCCTCTGGATAGCGCTACGCTTGCCGCGCTCAACCCTAACCGGTTATGGGTGCGTAAGTTGCTGAAAGGCCGCGCCGCCCGCTAA
- a CDS encoding autotransporter serine protease: MPTEPSLGKGILFTKGKVIPLVILSCSGAASASEKPDETFTYLPSVAAADVVTRTNWNRPLFITSAATARAAGVNGAGVKVGVADTGILATHPALVGAVKGTLNYVDPTTNNLSVGDVRGHGTMVAQTLGGRATSLFTGGTAPGVTLISARIIPDVANTRQSLNFGQINYDLARAGAKIINNSWGIPDWSPTSTSTTNYFVNAWKPFISAYNGLIVFASGNDGAANPVGVAKLPSLAPASGLDKGWLVATATDTFNPGYIASYANRCGVMKNNCLAAPGSVYIQSTDSSGKAVLRLVNGTSFAAPQVSGVAAMVWQKYPYFTNDLVRQTVLGTATDIGAPGVDAVFGYGMLNAAKAINGPAKFNWGTVSVAFNSYTSTWGNAISGSGGLIKSGTGKLVLTQDASYTGNTLVMGGSLSSAKSLASAVTIGRAGTLDVRTVKGNVDNSGYVLLRDGKTRFARAYTQRTTGTLAFMLGSTLDVAGRATLAGNLHLVGVPTGYVTQARQPVVNAGAVSGRFSRFTQSAGVFLTGSLGYNTRQVWLNIKRLQVTQTKVATTSAATLSGAARLEQAFTQLDKQVASGVVVRASSFASTAGDLQRISNNPSARAALESLSGQLPAATAALTWQAINVNQRSSAKRIDELLDAPHSRSWSDTLAWNGSLGRAGFAPVSYSMKGWVTGQDQFIDEHTFVGTSLSRTETFSALSSGGERNTGTLSEAALYGGKIFGGYYLTGRLASGYYDGRQHRMLWLGSRSERVSSRQSGSWMSLGSETGYRFSVDGLQVTPFVDTQYITLKQDAFTEKSASGFGLRADNQSTTRWQAGAGLRASYDIDLKTHGSLNLSVQTHLQRALSQDEGHYQASFTGVNQSVPLSGVTAPEKTLTSAVSLGWQVNPALNLNLTGEQETSDGRDSNRSVFAGVSLSF, encoded by the coding sequence ATGCCCACAGAACCATCTCTGGGTAAAGGGATTTTATTCACCAAAGGGAAAGTGATCCCACTCGTTATTTTGTCCTGTTCAGGTGCCGCTTCCGCCAGCGAAAAACCGGATGAGACGTTCACCTATCTGCCCTCCGTCGCGGCGGCGGATGTCGTGACGCGCACCAACTGGAACCGACCGCTGTTTATCACCAGCGCCGCGACGGCGCGCGCGGCTGGCGTGAACGGCGCGGGCGTGAAAGTCGGCGTGGCGGACACCGGTATTCTCGCGACGCATCCGGCGTTGGTGGGCGCGGTGAAGGGCACGCTGAATTACGTCGACCCGACCACAAACAACCTGAGCGTCGGCGATGTGCGCGGTCACGGCACGATGGTCGCCCAGACGCTCGGCGGACGCGCGACCAGCCTGTTTACCGGCGGCACTGCGCCGGGCGTGACGCTTATCAGCGCCCGTATCATTCCTGACGTCGCCAATACCCGGCAGAGCCTTAATTTCGGCCAGATTAACTACGATCTGGCGCGCGCGGGCGCGAAAATTATCAACAACTCCTGGGGCATCCCTGACTGGAGCCCGACGAGTACCTCCACGACTAACTATTTTGTCAACGCCTGGAAACCGTTTATCTCGGCATACAACGGGCTTATTGTCTTTGCGAGCGGTAACGACGGCGCGGCCAACCCGGTGGGAGTGGCGAAGCTGCCGTCGCTGGCGCCCGCATCGGGACTGGATAAAGGCTGGCTGGTCGCTACGGCCACGGACACCTTTAACCCTGGCTATATCGCAAGCTACGCCAACCGCTGCGGCGTGATGAAAAACAACTGTCTGGCGGCGCCGGGCAGCGTCTACATTCAGAGCACCGACAGCAGCGGCAAAGCGGTGCTGCGGCTGGTGAACGGCACCTCCTTCGCTGCACCGCAGGTCTCCGGCGTCGCGGCGATGGTCTGGCAGAAATACCCCTATTTCACCAACGACCTGGTGCGCCAGACGGTGCTTGGCACGGCGACCGACATCGGCGCTCCCGGCGTGGATGCGGTCTTCGGCTATGGCATGCTGAACGCCGCGAAAGCCATCAATGGCCCGGCGAAATTTAACTGGGGCACCGTGAGCGTGGCGTTTAACAGCTACACCTCCACCTGGGGCAACGCCATCAGCGGCAGCGGCGGGCTGATTAAAAGCGGCACCGGTAAGCTGGTGCTGACGCAGGACGCCAGCTACACCGGCAATACGCTGGTGATGGGTGGTAGCCTGTCGTCTGCGAAAAGCCTGGCCTCCGCCGTCACCATTGGCCGCGCGGGCACGCTCGACGTGCGTACGGTAAAAGGCAACGTCGATAATAGTGGTTATGTGCTGCTGCGCGACGGCAAAACGCGGTTTGCGCGCGCCTACACGCAGCGCACCACCGGCACGCTGGCGTTTATGCTCGGCTCGACGCTGGATGTGGCCGGGCGGGCGACGCTCGCAGGCAACCTGCATCTGGTGGGCGTGCCGACGGGCTACGTCACCCAGGCGCGCCAGCCGGTCGTTAACGCAGGCGCGGTATCCGGCAGGTTCAGCCGCTTTACGCAGTCGGCAGGCGTCTTCCTGACGGGCTCGCTGGGTTACAACACCCGCCAGGTGTGGCTCAACATCAAACGGTTGCAGGTGACGCAGACCAAAGTTGCGACGACGTCAGCGGCCACGCTTTCCGGCGCTGCGCGTCTGGAGCAGGCGTTCACGCAGCTTGATAAACAGGTGGCGAGCGGTGTGGTGGTGCGCGCAAGTTCATTTGCCTCAACGGCGGGTGATTTACAGCGCATTTCGAATAACCCGTCCGCCCGTGCGGCGCTGGAAAGCCTCTCCGGCCAGTTGCCTGCGGCGACGGCGGCGCTCACCTGGCAGGCGATTAACGTCAACCAGCGCAGCAGCGCGAAGCGCATCGATGAACTGCTGGACGCGCCGCACAGCCGCAGCTGGAGCGATACGCTTGCATGGAACGGCAGCCTCGGGCGCGCCGGATTCGCGCCGGTGAGCTACTCGATGAAAGGGTGGGTAACAGGCCAGGATCAGTTCATCGACGAACACACGTTTGTCGGCACCTCGCTGTCGCGCACCGAAACGTTCAGCGCGCTGAGCAGCGGCGGCGAGCGTAATACCGGCACCCTGAGCGAAGCCGCGCTGTACGGCGGTAAAATCTTCGGCGGTTACTACCTGACCGGCCGCCTGGCGTCGGGGTATTACGACGGTCGTCAGCACCGTATGCTGTGGCTCGGCAGCCGCTCCGAGCGCGTCAGCAGCCGTCAGAGCGGCAGCTGGATGTCGCTTGGCAGCGAAACCGGCTATCGCTTTAGTGTGGATGGCCTGCAGGTGACGCCGTTTGTCGACACGCAGTACATCACGCTTAAGCAGGATGCCTTTACCGAGAAGAGCGCCTCCGGCTTTGGGCTTCGCGCCGACAACCAGAGCACCACCCGCTGGCAGGCGGGCGCGGGGCTGCGGGCGAGCTATGACATTGACCTGAAAACGCACGGCAGCCTGAACCTGAGCGTCCAGACGCATCTGCAGCGCGCGTTAAGCCAGGACGAAGGGCACTACCAGGCGAGCTTTACCGGCGTGAATCAGTCGGTGCCGCTCAGCGGCGTGACCGCGCCTGAGAAAACGCTCACCAGCGCGGTCTCGCTGGGCTGGCAGGTCAACCCGGCGCTGAACCTCAACCTTACGGGCGAGCAGGAGACCAGCGACGGGCGCGACAGCAATCGCAGCGTATTTGCGGGCGTGTCGTTAAGCTTCTGA
- the pdxB gene encoding 4-phosphoerythronate dehydrogenase PdxB, whose protein sequence is MKILVDENMPYARELFSRLGEVKAVPGRPIPQAELDDADALMVRSVTPVNRALLEGKNVRFVGTATAGTDHVDEDYLQAAGVAFSAAPGCNAIAVVEYVFSALLMLAERDGFALADRTVGIVGVGNVGSRLQARLEALGIRTLLCDPPRADRGDSGDFRTLDELVREADILTFHTPLFKDGPYKTLHLADEALIARLKPGAILINACRGPVVDNAALLARLEAGQALSVVLDVWEPEPELNTALLKRVDIGTAHIAGYTLEGKARGTTQVFEAYSQFLGEAQQVALATLLPPPEFGRVTFQGPLDQAALKRLVHLVYDVRRDDAPLRRVAGVPGEFDKLRKNYQERREWSSLYVQCDDAAAAELLQKLGFNATHHPIR, encoded by the coding sequence GTGAAAATCCTCGTTGATGAAAATATGCCTTACGCACGCGAGCTGTTCAGCCGTCTGGGCGAGGTGAAAGCCGTGCCGGGCCGCCCGATCCCGCAGGCGGAACTGGACGACGCCGACGCGCTGATGGTGCGCTCGGTCACGCCGGTCAATCGCGCGCTGCTCGAAGGTAAAAACGTCAGGTTTGTCGGCACCGCCACGGCGGGCACCGACCACGTTGATGAAGACTATTTACAGGCGGCGGGCGTCGCGTTCTCCGCCGCTCCCGGCTGCAACGCTATCGCGGTGGTGGAGTATGTGTTCTCCGCGCTGCTGATGCTCGCCGAGCGCGACGGCTTCGCGCTTGCTGACCGCACCGTCGGGATCGTCGGCGTGGGTAACGTCGGCTCCCGGTTACAGGCGCGGCTTGAGGCGCTGGGCATCCGCACGCTGCTGTGCGATCCGCCGCGCGCCGATCGCGGCGACAGCGGTGATTTCCGCACGCTGGATGAACTGGTGCGCGAGGCGGATATTCTCACGTTCCACACGCCGCTGTTTAAAGACGGCCCGTATAAAACGCTGCACCTTGCCGATGAGGCGCTGATTGCGCGCCTTAAACCCGGCGCTATCCTGATTAACGCCTGCCGCGGCCCGGTCGTGGACAACGCCGCGCTGCTGGCGCGTCTTGAGGCGGGCCAGGCGCTGAGCGTAGTGCTGGACGTCTGGGAACCGGAGCCGGAACTCAATACGGCATTGCTAAAACGCGTGGATATCGGCACCGCGCATATCGCGGGCTATACGCTCGAAGGCAAAGCGCGCGGCACCACTCAGGTGTTTGAAGCCTACAGCCAGTTCCTCGGCGAGGCGCAGCAGGTGGCGCTCGCGACGCTGTTGCCGCCGCCGGAGTTTGGCCGCGTGACGTTCCAGGGGCCGCTCGATCAGGCGGCGCTGAAACGGCTGGTGCATCTGGTGTATGATGTGCGCCGCGATGACGCCCCGCTGCGACGCGTGGCGGGCGTGCCGGGTGAGTTCGACAAGCTGCGCAAAAATTACCAGGAGCGCCGCGAATGGTCGTCACTGTACGTGCAGTGCGATGACGCCGCCGCCGCCGAACTGCTGCAAAAGCTGGGTTTTAACGCGACCCATCATCCGATCCGTTAA
- the flk gene encoding flagella biosynthesis regulator Flk yields the protein MQPIHGATPRPAGEPPTSPHSAGEQPLSTQQRTVLERLITRLVALTQQQSAEVWAGMKHDLGLKSDAPLLSRHFPAAEQNLNQRLGQAQQTHTQRQVLSQLTELLSVGNNRQAVSDYIRQQFGHTALNQLSGDQLKTVLTLLQNAQLNIPQPQQRPATDRPLLPAEHNTLNQQVTKLAAATGESPKLIWQSMLELSNVKTGELIPAKHFAALSTWLAARQTLADQPAPTLHTIQAALRQPLETREWQEISDYAQQRFQATPQTVLTTAQVQDLLNQVFVRRSERSPETLEVRHIQPIYSPLIAFFTQPVKTVSARPGLAMFLLVLVILLLWLVI from the coding sequence ATGCAACCCATTCATGGCGCCACGCCCCGCCCGGCGGGCGAGCCTCCCACCTCGCCCCACTCTGCGGGCGAGCAGCCGCTTTCCACCCAGCAGCGTACCGTGCTGGAGCGGCTTATCACCCGGCTGGTGGCGCTGACCCAGCAGCAAAGCGCCGAAGTCTGGGCCGGCATGAAGCACGATCTGGGCTTAAAGAGCGACGCGCCGCTGCTTTCGCGCCACTTCCCCGCCGCTGAGCAGAATCTCAATCAGCGGCTCGGCCAGGCGCAGCAGACGCACACCCAGCGTCAGGTGCTGTCGCAGCTCACCGAACTGTTAAGCGTGGGCAATAACCGCCAGGCGGTGAGCGATTATATACGCCAGCAGTTCGGCCATACGGCGTTGAATCAGCTCTCCGGCGACCAGCTGAAAACCGTACTGACGCTTTTGCAAAACGCGCAGCTTAATATCCCGCAGCCGCAACAGCGCCCGGCGACAGACCGCCCGCTGCTGCCTGCGGAGCACAACACGCTTAACCAGCAGGTGACGAAGCTTGCCGCCGCGACCGGCGAGTCGCCGAAGCTTATCTGGCAGTCGATGCTGGAACTCTCCAATGTGAAAACCGGCGAACTCATTCCGGCGAAGCATTTCGCGGCGCTCTCGACCTGGCTTGCCGCGCGCCAGACGCTCGCCGATCAGCCGGCGCCAACGCTGCACACCATTCAGGCCGCGCTGCGCCAGCCCCTTGAAACGCGCGAATGGCAGGAGATCAGCGACTATGCGCAGCAGCGCTTCCAGGCGACGCCGCAAACGGTGCTGACCACCGCCCAGGTGCAGGATCTGCTTAATCAGGTGTTCGTGCGCCGCTCGGAGCGCTCGCCGGAAACCCTCGAAGTGCGCCATATCCAGCCGATTTACAGCCCGCTTATCGCGTTTTTCACCCAGCCGGTGAAGACGGTGTCCGCCCGCCCCGGCCTTGCGATGTTCCTGCTGGTGCTGGTTATCCTTCTGCTCTGGCTGGTTATCTGA